In a genomic window of Diabrotica undecimpunctata isolate CICGRU chromosome 2, icDiaUnde3, whole genome shotgun sequence:
- the LOC140433642 gene encoding uncharacterized protein → MALEGVLDKIPNKDIVVILGDFNAKLGRTNLDDHMKMIVGPYGLGDRNERGDRLLEFCNQRKFSVMNTHFKHHPRAECGSNHQLLMADYRIRFKNIRKASPRSFRLTDPELATFKERIEPALTRIENNQAEQSVDEAWTDIKETIVTTVNQCRQPSINNSIKPWISRNTWKVIEQRKQLKVGPCDQQTYKALSRDIQRRCRKDKQEYISEICQEIENHGYRNETKDLFRKVKILAREFKPKNYAIEDKHAVVRSS, encoded by the exons ATGGCTCTCGAAGGTGTACTTGATAAAATACCAAACAAAGACATAGTGGTGATactaggcgactttaatgccaaactTGGAAGAACGAATCTAGATGACCACATGAAGATGATTGTAGGGCCATATGGTCTAGGAGATAGGAATGAGCGAGGAGACCGACTATTAGAATTCTGCAACCAAAGGAAATTTTCTGTAATGAACACGCATTTCAAGCATCATCCGc GAGCAGAATGCGGAAGCAATCACCAGCTCTTAATGGCTGATTACAGAATACGTTTCAAGAACATACGCAAAGCTTCTCCCCGTTCTTTTAGGCTAACGGACCCCGAATTAGCTACCTTTAAAGAGAGAATTGAACCAGCACTAACCAGAATAGAGAACAATCAGGCAGAACAAAGTGTGGATGAAGCCTGGACAGATATTAAAGAAACCATCGTAACAACAGTGAACCAATGTCGCCAACCATCTATAAATAATAGCATTAAACCGTGGATCAGCAGAAACACGTGGAAAGTGATTGAACAAAGAAAGCAACTTAAAGTTGGCCCCTGTGATCAACAGACATATAAAGCTCTCTCCAGAGATATTCAACGAAGATGCCGAAAAGACAAACAAGAATACATCTCTGAAATCTGTCAAGAGATAGAAAATCACGGATATCGAAATGAAACCAAAGACCTCTTCCGGAAAGTGAAAATTCTTGCGAGAGAATTTAAACCCAAGAACTatgcaatagaggacaaacatg